One genomic segment of Alicycliphilus denitrificans K601 includes these proteins:
- a CDS encoding HU family DNA-binding protein, whose protein sequence is MATAKKTTKPAPAAKSIKPAPAAKAPAATVKPVKETLTKSALVAHLAEQSSVEPKAVKAVLAALESAVLGSVHKKGAGAFVLPGLLKIDVQKVPAKPKRKGINPFTKEEQVFAAKPATVRIKARALKKLKDAAL, encoded by the coding sequence ATGGCAACTGCGAAGAAAACCACCAAGCCGGCACCTGCAGCGAAATCCATCAAGCCAGCGCCCGCCGCCAAGGCACCCGCTGCCACCGTCAAGCCCGTCAAGGAAACGCTCACGAAGTCGGCCCTGGTCGCCCACCTTGCCGAACAATCGAGCGTCGAGCCCAAGGCGGTGAAGGCCGTGCTGGCCGCGCTCGAATCCGCCGTCCTCGGCTCGGTTCACAAGAAGGGTGCTGGCGCTTTCGTCCTGCCCGGCCTGCTCAAGATCGACGTGCAGAAGGTGCCGGCCAAGCCCAAGCGCAAGGGCATCAACCCGTTCACCAAAGAGGAGCAGGTTTTCGCGGCAAAGCCGGCCACCGTGCGCATCAAGGCCCGCGCGCTGAAGAAGCTCAAGGACGCTGCTCTGTAA
- a CDS encoding PRTRC system ParB family protein, with translation MTDPTQPSQPTLPIRKIVQGKNPREYFDPAEMAELEEGIRAVGVLEPIVVRPVPGTDLYEIIAGERRWRAAKNVFGDGYDMPVVIKDANDETAEAMSVIENYHRAAMSPAEEAHAAQRQLLRQRGDKEEAARLMGWSLDVLERRLALLACTPAVLKALTTRTIQLGHAELLAGIPPDKQDSVLNGIVAQKVPVAVLKAQLGRYARRLADAIFDTAQCGGCPHNSARQSGLFAESLGEGYCQHPSHFEELTQQAIESRANALRDEYPVIRIVKTGDGFAPVPVTAEGDLGVGAPQYTSCQGCQSFGCAVSAMPGSYGEVTRSLCFDAACNSQKVALWRKAQRDAQAALDEAQGKGAVKAGAAKPTGKKPKPAAPTNQTPQRVVSYRVMEWRKWLAKALMAQPQCSQRVLIALALAGRGADLREAQFRNAFDRLAGQAAGAGFGVRGGLQRAAAAPEAQLERLLQAATASAAFGVTVTDLELLLNYAQVDEGRYFQWNKEFLDLFTMSELESLAAEVGLKKAMGSGFKAARAGKKPDFITALLKVPGFAYQGAVPAVMRYPRQPILADGADEAESAEATPELQPEPALA, from the coding sequence GTGACCGACCCCACCCAGCCGAGCCAGCCCACCTTGCCGATCCGCAAGATCGTCCAGGGCAAGAACCCCCGCGAATACTTCGACCCCGCCGAGATGGCCGAACTGGAGGAGGGCATCCGCGCCGTCGGTGTGCTCGAGCCCATCGTCGTGCGCCCCGTTCCGGGCACCGACCTCTACGAAATCATCGCCGGTGAACGCCGCTGGCGCGCCGCGAAGAACGTCTTCGGCGACGGCTACGACATGCCGGTGGTCATCAAGGACGCGAACGACGAGACGGCCGAGGCCATGTCGGTGATCGAGAACTACCACCGCGCCGCGATGTCGCCCGCAGAGGAAGCCCACGCCGCACAGCGCCAGCTCCTGCGCCAGCGCGGCGACAAGGAGGAAGCCGCCCGCCTCATGGGCTGGTCGCTCGATGTGCTGGAGCGGCGGCTGGCGCTGCTGGCCTGCACGCCCGCCGTGCTCAAGGCGCTCACCACCCGCACCATCCAGCTCGGCCACGCCGAACTGCTCGCGGGCATTCCCCCGGACAAGCAGGACAGTGTGCTCAACGGCATCGTGGCGCAGAAAGTGCCGGTGGCCGTGCTCAAGGCGCAACTGGGCCGTTATGCGCGGCGGCTGGCCGACGCGATCTTCGACACCGCGCAATGCGGCGGCTGTCCGCACAACTCGGCGCGGCAGTCGGGCCTGTTCGCGGAATCCCTGGGCGAGGGCTACTGCCAGCACCCGAGCCACTTCGAGGAACTGACCCAGCAGGCCATCGAATCCCGAGCCAATGCGCTGCGCGACGAATACCCGGTCATCCGCATCGTCAAAACCGGCGATGGCTTTGCGCCGGTGCCCGTGACCGCCGAGGGCGACCTGGGCGTTGGCGCGCCGCAGTACACGTCCTGCCAGGGATGCCAGTCCTTCGGCTGCGCGGTATCCGCGATGCCGGGCAGCTATGGCGAGGTCACGCGCTCGCTGTGCTTCGACGCCGCCTGCAACAGCCAGAAGGTCGCCCTGTGGCGCAAGGCGCAGCGCGATGCCCAGGCGGCGCTGGACGAAGCGCAGGGCAAGGGCGCGGTGAAGGCGGGCGCAGCCAAGCCCACCGGCAAGAAGCCCAAGCCCGCCGCGCCCACGAACCAGACGCCGCAGCGTGTCGTCAGCTACCGTGTCATGGAGTGGCGCAAATGGCTGGCCAAGGCCTTGATGGCGCAGCCGCAGTGCAGCCAGCGGGTGCTGATCGCGCTGGCGCTGGCCGGTCGCGGGGCCGATCTGCGGGAGGCGCAGTTCCGCAACGCCTTCGACCGGCTCGCGGGTCAAGCCGCAGGCGCGGGGTTCGGCGTGCGTGGCGGATTGCAACGGGCCGCTGCCGCGCCCGAGGCCCAACTGGAGCGGCTGCTGCAAGCCGCCACCGCTTCGGCGGCGTTCGGCGTCACTGTGACCGACCTCGAACTGCTGTTGAACTATGCCCAGGTGGATGAAGGGCGGTATTTCCAGTGGAACAAGGAGTTCCTCGACCTGTTCACGATGAGCGAACTGGAGAGCCTTGCCGCAGAAGTCGGGCTCAAGAAGGCGATGGGCTCGGGCTTCAAGGCGGCACGCGCTGGCAAGAAGCCCGACTTCATCACGGCGCTGCTCAAGGTGCCGGGCTTCGCCTACCAAGGTGCGGTGCCCGCCGTGATGCGCTACCCGCGCCAGCCGATCCTGGCCGATGGAGCGGATGAGGCCGAGAGCGCTGAGGCCACACCGGAATTGCAGCCCGAGCCTGCGCTGGCCTGA
- a CDS encoding PRTRC system protein C, whose translation MAIEVTPIVRTFTYNGILLPDVPGLSPREVRDLYSAQYPELVSAEAEASPVANGRQDFTFRKAVGTKGAGASGQPGPRLAALLACVQPRQIGAASATAKLSRAVSQRAVVNRSAAWSRFARQTLEQHRHEGAAPRASVTSEMLTPLP comes from the coding sequence ATGGCCATAGAAGTCACCCCCATCGTCCGCACCTTCACCTACAACGGCATCCTGCTGCCGGACGTGCCCGGCCTCTCGCCCCGCGAAGTGCGCGACCTCTACAGCGCCCAATACCCCGAACTGGTCAGCGCTGAGGCCGAGGCCAGTCCGGTCGCCAACGGGCGGCAGGACTTCACGTTCCGCAAGGCCGTGGGCACCAAGGGCGCGGGCGCGTCCGGGCAACCCGGCCCTCGACTTGCGGCGCTGCTGGCCTGCGTTCAGCCCCGACAGATTGGCGCGGCCAGCGCGACGGCCAAGCTGTCCCGCGCCGTATCGCAGCGCGCCGTGGTGAATCGCTCGGCGGCCTGGAGCCGCTTTGCCCGCCAGACCCTGGAGCAGCACCGGCACGAAGGCGCAGCCCCGCGCGCCAGCGTCACCAGCGAAATGCTCACCCCGCTGCCGTGA
- a CDS encoding PRTRC system protein B — MNEAEFSIQTPTDNVLELDQAVLLYHGRSGSALATVHEVTTVDGAPVIGAGRAMTAQAARELAGALLQRAAHGGFLPETVLYLHGDLLVWWVPPARRHVAFRVGAEQAEAFGGRERGETVPQPGLIFAAANNDWRVWAVKGHHRPTPQTPLFQAPYFNVDGQGHICQGNVPVPNGTTVEKISAWNDAFLRSYFTHPNVAGKLLRYRGGAYAFWRDMLDGAFTRFPERVLVDAKTTLGQLLGEPEAT; from the coding sequence ATGAACGAGGCGGAGTTTTCCATTCAGACGCCCACGGACAACGTGCTGGAGCTGGATCAGGCGGTGCTGCTGTATCACGGGCGCTCGGGCAGCGCACTGGCGACAGTGCATGAGGTCACGACCGTGGATGGCGCACCTGTGATCGGTGCGGGCCGGGCGATGACCGCCCAGGCGGCGCGGGAGTTGGCCGGGGCCTTGCTCCAGCGCGCGGCCCACGGCGGATTCCTTCCCGAGACGGTGCTGTATCTCCACGGCGACCTGCTGGTGTGGTGGGTGCCACCGGCACGCAGGCATGTGGCGTTCAGGGTGGGTGCGGAGCAGGCCGAAGCGTTTGGCGGGCGCGAGCGCGGCGAGACGGTGCCGCAGCCGGGACTGATTTTCGCCGCCGCCAACAATGACTGGAGGGTATGGGCCGTGAAGGGCCATCACCGTCCGACGCCGCAGACGCCGCTGTTCCAGGCCCCGTACTTCAACGTCGATGGCCAGGGCCACATCTGCCAGGGCAATGTGCCGGTGCCCAATGGAACGACCGTGGAAAAGATCAGCGCCTGGAACGACGCCTTCCTGCGTTCCTACTTCACGCACCCCAACGTGGCGGGCAAGCTGCTGCGCTACCGGGGCGGGGCCTACGCCTTCTGGCGCGACATGCTCGATGGAGCCTTCACGCGCTTCCCCGAGCGGGTGCTGGTCGATGCCAAGACCACGCTGGGCCAACTGCTGGGCGAACCAGAGGCCACATGA
- a CDS encoding PRTRC system ThiF family protein gives MEHLIHPKLLERRVAVHLVGVGGNGAQMAACLARLDIAMRALGHPLGLHVKAFDADRVSEANVGRQLYSAADIGRHKALVTIHRLNQFYGLDWEAHPMRYEEFVLGQRYAASADLLVSCVDSRSARQTLHQLAWRDAHHYGYWLDLGNTESTAQVVLGEPQSSAASRQGQGPRLPCVTELFPELLDAAAPEDNQPSCSVRMSLASQGLFVNDVAVRYAAQLLYELFSKGRLSAHGVVINLESKRSGPIEVDRRTWARFGFSHEDAERQEPELESVAEECAA, from the coding sequence GTGGAACACCTGATTCATCCGAAGCTGCTGGAGCGCCGCGTGGCGGTGCATCTGGTGGGTGTGGGCGGTAATGGCGCGCAGATGGCCGCCTGCCTTGCCCGGCTGGACATTGCGATGCGCGCCCTGGGTCATCCGCTGGGCCTGCACGTCAAGGCATTCGACGCGGATCGCGTCAGCGAGGCCAATGTGGGGCGGCAACTCTACAGCGCCGCCGACATCGGCAGGCACAAGGCGCTGGTGACCATCCATCGCCTGAACCAGTTCTATGGGCTGGATTGGGAGGCCCATCCCATGCGTTACGAAGAATTCGTACTCGGTCAACGGTACGCGGCCAGCGCCGATCTGCTGGTCAGTTGCGTGGACAGCCGCTCGGCGCGGCAGACGCTGCACCAACTCGCTTGGCGTGACGCCCACCACTACGGCTACTGGCTCGACCTGGGCAACACCGAGTCCACCGCGCAGGTGGTCTTGGGCGAACCACAGAGCAGCGCGGCATCGCGGCAGGGGCAAGGCCCGCGCCTGCCCTGCGTGACGGAGCTTTTCCCCGAACTGCTCGACGCGGCAGCGCCGGAAGACAACCAGCCATCCTGCTCGGTCCGCATGTCGCTAGCCTCCCAGGGGCTGTTCGTCAACGACGTGGCGGTGCGCTACGCCGCGCAACTGCTCTATGAGTTGTTCTCCAAAGGGCGGCTGTCCGCGCACGGTGTCGTCATCAATCTGGAATCCAAACGCAGCGGCCCCATCGAGGTTGATCGACGCACCTGGGCGCGCTTCGGTTTCAGCCACGAGGATGCCGAGCGCCAGGAGCCGGAACTGGAATCCGTCGCCGAGGAGTGCGCGGCATGA
- a CDS encoding PRTRC system protein E, translating into MTMFEELFALACSATLTMTVSADEKSGRLTVNVIPKPRQDAGEPGLTQPLSLTATPQEFDAGFIEALRGYREVRQSLAQQAEATKEVIEAAKAASVKKASDATVKAGASKSVPAKPVTAPAVSASDSAADDEEEGDASQAPAAGAVPATATGSDSFDLFG; encoded by the coding sequence ATGACGATGTTCGAAGAACTGTTCGCGCTGGCTTGCAGCGCCACGCTGACGATGACCGTGAGCGCCGACGAGAAATCCGGCCGCCTGACGGTCAACGTGATCCCCAAGCCCCGGCAGGACGCGGGCGAGCCTGGGCTGACGCAGCCCCTGAGCCTCACGGCCACGCCGCAGGAGTTTGACGCGGGTTTCATCGAAGCCCTGCGCGGCTACCGCGAGGTGCGCCAGAGCCTTGCGCAGCAGGCCGAGGCCACGAAGGAAGTGATCGAGGCCGCGAAGGCGGCATCGGTCAAGAAGGCCAGCGATGCCACCGTAAAGGCGGGTGCCTCCAAGTCCGTACCGGCCAAGCCCGTGACAGCCCCGGCGGTATCCGCCTCGGACAGTGCGGCGGATGACGAGGAGGAAGGCGATGCCTCGCAGGCCCCTGCGGCGGGCGCGGTGCCAGCCACGGCCACTGGCAGCGACTCCTTCGACCTGTTCGGGTGA
- a CDS encoding HNH endonuclease: MRSLPLPTDTQASVFALCLGATNDPGLQARLTAIAASLAASGVTYHANATAASLHHVERRPSVGGVTKAELTGLYEEHLSKTSGAARAVYDRIRSAAPNNRCPLCGVGSVAHCDHHLPKSRYPDLSILPFNLVPACHFCNDKKRAKYPAMAGQQTFHPYFDQHLLKDPWVRATLDPGPPPVLVFDACPPTAWPAVDQDRVRRHFDVCGLATTFTTNANDELPILRDRLVLQGSRGGVPAIQQFLDDERDVHLARPNSWQYATYRALAANAWFVSGGYLTIP, encoded by the coding sequence ATGCGAAGTTTGCCTCTTCCAACCGACACGCAGGCGAGTGTGTTCGCGCTGTGCCTGGGTGCCACGAATGATCCTGGCCTCCAGGCCCGCCTGACGGCAATTGCCGCCAGCCTCGCTGCTTCTGGGGTGACCTACCATGCGAACGCTACGGCGGCCTCGCTCCACCACGTCGAGCGTCGGCCCTCGGTTGGCGGTGTCACCAAGGCGGAGCTGACCGGACTTTACGAGGAGCATCTGAGCAAGACGAGCGGCGCGGCCCGCGCGGTCTATGACCGCATACGCAGCGCGGCGCCGAACAACCGTTGTCCGCTGTGCGGTGTAGGCAGTGTCGCCCATTGCGACCACCATCTGCCCAAGTCACGCTATCCCGATTTATCCATTCTGCCGTTCAACCTGGTGCCTGCATGTCATTTCTGCAATGACAAGAAGCGTGCGAAGTATCCTGCCATGGCTGGACAGCAGACCTTCCATCCTTATTTCGATCAGCATCTTCTGAAAGATCCCTGGGTACGAGCAACGCTCGACCCCGGGCCGCCGCCGGTACTGGTGTTCGATGCATGCCCCCCAACTGCGTGGCCCGCTGTGGATCAAGATCGCGTTCGGCGGCATTTCGACGTGTGTGGGCTGGCGACTACGTTCACAACCAACGCCAATGACGAATTACCGATCCTTCGCGACAGGTTGGTTCTGCAGGGAAGTCGCGGTGGCGTGCCTGCGATCCAGCAGTTTCTCGATGATGAGCGCGACGTGCATTTGGCCAGGCCCAACAGCTGGCAGTACGCAACCTATCGCGCGTTGGCTGCTAATGCTTGGTTTGTGAGCGGGGGCTATCTCACGATCCCGTGA
- a CDS encoding H-NS family nucleoid-associated regulatory protein, producing MARKSPHRTTQELDAEIARLQKERDQLREDEKAGVVGRMKEAIAYYGITAVDLGLDAAKRTARTDVAKAKDSKTQRAVGRIKYKDDAGHTWSGYGPKPKWFTEALASGKTEADLRVT from the coding sequence ATGGCTCGCAAATCTCCCCACCGCACGACCCAGGAACTCGACGCCGAGATCGCCAGATTGCAGAAGGAGCGGGATCAACTCCGCGAAGACGAGAAGGCAGGCGTAGTGGGCCGCATGAAGGAAGCCATTGCCTACTATGGCATCACCGCCGTCGACCTGGGACTGGATGCCGCCAAGCGCACGGCCCGGACCGACGTGGCGAAGGCCAAGGACTCGAAGACCCAGCGCGCCGTAGGCCGCATCAAGTACAAGGACGACGCGGGCCACACATGGTCGGGCTACGGCCCCAAGCCCAAGTGGTTCACCGAGGCCCTGGCCAGCGGCAAGACCGAAGCCGACCTGCGCGTCACCTGA
- a CDS encoding PRTRC system protein F: MPAAPMLALPSLQPGIPLAVASTSQASANAALCRFLIASGAVREDDLPDGEADPLKACQRAIDAWIKRQIGPLHCLEPRFAINVLDEHMRSGPPAPYAQLDVYWCEYREAEWPVGRSLEALNKAMPHLGATVLQVLRQQGRYVYPLFTPDIADDVASYVYWQGEMDEEAALDMMCEDSSSGDSADREAMREEMVTRRMLDDAFPEWARCWLVRPDKSEGGHKRTPAWHPCSLRRAARTLTDPHQRQIAADALALSRLKLTDDFHPDTEGEYIGFGAVLSWDEGDVTTRIYDDLLNLAHQSDYCDRMGEVLIPLDDPGALQAWFLRMGQRFEAIALIDRLIHALCHGH, translated from the coding sequence ATGCCTGCCGCTCCCATGCTGGCGCTGCCCAGCTTGCAACCCGGCATTCCGCTGGCGGTTGCGTCCACATCCCAGGCCAGTGCGAACGCGGCGCTGTGCCGCTTCCTGATCGCATCGGGCGCGGTACGGGAAGACGACCTACCGGATGGCGAGGCCGACCCACTGAAAGCCTGCCAGCGCGCCATCGACGCCTGGATCAAGCGCCAGATCGGCCCGCTGCACTGCCTGGAGCCGCGCTTCGCCATCAACGTGCTCGACGAGCACATGCGCAGCGGTCCGCCAGCCCCCTATGCCCAGTTGGACGTGTACTGGTGCGAATACCGCGAGGCCGAGTGGCCGGTGGGCCGCAGCCTAGAGGCGTTGAACAAAGCCATGCCGCACCTGGGGGCCACGGTGCTGCAGGTGCTGCGCCAGCAGGGCCGCTACGTGTACCCCCTGTTCACACCGGATATTGCCGATGACGTGGCGTCCTATGTGTACTGGCAGGGGGAAATGGATGAGGAGGCGGCGCTGGACATGATGTGCGAGGACAGCAGCAGCGGTGACAGCGCCGACCGCGAAGCCATGCGCGAGGAAATGGTCACGCGCAGGATGCTGGACGATGCCTTTCCCGAGTGGGCGCGCTGCTGGCTGGTGCGGCCCGACAAAAGCGAGGGCGGGCACAAGCGCACCCCGGCATGGCACCCATGCAGCCTGCGCCGCGCCGCCAGGACGCTGACCGACCCCCACCAGCGCCAGATTGCCGCCGATGCGCTGGCGCTGTCGCGCCTGAAGCTCACCGACGATTTCCATCCCGACACCGAGGGCGAGTACATCGGCTTCGGCGCGGTGCTGTCCTGGGATGAGGGCGACGTCACCACCCGCATCTACGACGACCTGCTCAATCTGGCGCACCAGTCCGACTACTGCGACCGCATGGGCGAGGTGCTCATCCCGCTGGACGACCCCGGCGCGTTGCAAGCGTGGTTCCTGCGCATGGGCCAGCGCTTCGAGGCCATCGCGCTGATCGACCGCTTGATCCATGCCCTGTGCCACGGACACTGA
- a CDS encoding PRTRC system protein A gives MSTMDPRDQALLAACPVIAAPRFGALPDMGNGQRIIVARNGWFVQTRLDWLDSIVALGHGSPSMRLPYGEVAEHLCFSFGVLPIRLIEAFVAAGREHLPNEAAGVLIYSRRTGQLRLAMCEPEQTSPVHIHYRRPAMADDETVAVDLHTHGRAPAFWSGADDRDDQGIKVAGVFGLLDRPRPSACFRLVINGLYQPLDRHPWRESQGEWPEQGAAAQRSEGWMRRVLWRWRERHLPG, from the coding sequence ATGAGCACGATGGACCCGAGAGACCAAGCCCTGCTCGCCGCATGCCCGGTGATCGCCGCGCCGCGCTTCGGCGCGCTGCCGGACATGGGCAACGGCCAGCGCATCATCGTGGCGCGCAACGGATGGTTCGTGCAGACCCGGCTCGACTGGCTCGACAGCATCGTGGCCCTGGGCCACGGCTCACCGTCCATGCGCTTGCCCTACGGTGAAGTCGCGGAGCACCTGTGCTTCAGCTTTGGCGTGCTGCCTATCCGTTTGATCGAAGCGTTCGTGGCGGCGGGCCGGGAGCATCTGCCCAATGAAGCCGCCGGGGTGCTGATCTATTCGCGCCGCACCGGGCAGCTTCGGCTGGCGATGTGCGAGCCCGAGCAGACCTCGCCTGTCCATATCCACTATCGGCGTCCCGCCATGGCCGACGACGAGACGGTCGCGGTGGACCTGCACACGCATGGCCGGGCACCGGCCTTCTGGTCGGGCGCGGACGACCGCGACGACCAGGGCATCAAGGTGGCGGGGGTCTTCGGCCTGCTCGACCGGCCACGGCCCTCGGCCTGTTTCCGGCTGGTGATCAATGGCCTGTACCAGCCGCTCGACCGGCATCCGTGGCGAGAGTCGCAAGGCGAATGGCCGGAGCAGGGCGCTGCGGCACAGCGCAGCGAAGGCTGGATGCGGCGCGTGCTGTGGCGCTGGCGCGAGCGTCACCTGCCGGGTTGA